A genomic stretch from Rhineura floridana isolate rRhiFlo1 chromosome 18, rRhiFlo1.hap2, whole genome shotgun sequence includes:
- the LOC133372329 gene encoding tyrosine-protein kinase ZAP-70 isoform X2, whose product MPNPAAHLPFYYGSISRADAEEHLKLGGMSDGLFLLRQCLRSLGGYVLSIVYKLQFYHYSIERQMNGTFAIPGGKAHCGPEELCEFYSKDADGLCCPLRKPCNRPSSLEPQPGIFDNVRENMVREYIRQTWKLEGDPLEQAIISQAPQVEKLLATTAHEKMGWYHGSISREQAESRLYSGSQPDGKFLLREKKEKGSYALSLIYGKTVYHYRIGQDKAGKYSMEDGTKFDTLWQLVEYLKLKPDGMIYYLKESTPNPDTPTAMAPSPPAHPSAYTPRRLMSQNSDGYTPEPIGAGKKGRILPMDTSCYESPYSDPEELKDKKLFLKRSSLIIEDVDLGAGNFGCVKKGVYKMRKKHIDVAIKILKSGNEKAGRDEMMKEAQLMHQLDNPYIVRMIGVCEAEALMLVMEMASAGSLNKFLYSKRDDVPVNNVVELMHQVAIGMKYLEEKNFVHRDLAARNVLLVNQHYAKISDFGLSKALAADDSYYLAKTTGKWPLKWYAPECILFRKFSSRSDVWSYGITMWEAFSYGQKPYKKMKGPEVMAFLEEGKRMDCPLKCPPEMYKLMQQCWTFKWEDRPDFALVETLIRTYYYSIAAKTEEQSEETVKTTPA is encoded by the exons ATGCCCAACCCTGCAGCCCACTTGCCCTTCTACTATGGCAGCATCTCCCGCGCGGATGCAGAAGAGCACCTCAAACTGGGCGGGATGTCTGACGGCCTCTTCCTGCTCCGCCAGTGCCTACGGAGCCTGGGGGGCTACGTCCTCTCCATCGTCTACAAACTGCAGTTCTACCACTACTCCATTGAGCGGCAGATGAATGGCACCTTCGCCATTCCTGGGGGGAAAGCACACTGTGGCCCCGAGGAACTCTGCGAGTTTTATTCGAAGGATGCCGACGGGCTGTGCTGCCCTCTCCGGAAGCCTTGCAACCGTCCCAGCAGCCTGGAGCCTCAGCCGGGGATCTTCGACAATGTCCGGGAGAACATGGTGCGCGAGTATATCCGGCAGACGTGGAAGCTGGAG GGAGACCCCCTCGAGCAGGCAATCATAAGCCAAGCCCCCCAGGTGGAGAAGCTCCTGGCCACCACAGCACACGAGAAGATGGGTTGGTACCACGGCTCCATCTCCCGGGAGCAAGCAGAGAGCCGCCTGTACTCGGGTTCACAGCCTGATGGGAAATTCTT GCTGCgagaaaagaaggaaaaagggTCTTATGCGCTATCCCTCATCTATGGCAAGACAGTTTACCACTACCGGATAGGGCAGGACAAAGCAGGGAAATATTCCATGGAAGATGGAACAAAGTTTGATACGCTGTGGCAG CTTGTAGAGTATCTCAAACTGAAACCAGATGGCATGATCTATTATTTGAAGGAGAGCACCCCAAATCCTGACACACCAACAG CCATGGCACCTTCCCCTCCAGCTCACCCTTCCGCATAT ACCCCACGGAGACTCATGTCACAAAATTCCGACGGTTACACACCCGAACCTATAG gtgccGGGAAGAAGGGCCGGATCCTGCCCATGGACACATCCTGCTACGAGAGCCCGTACAGCGATCCTGAAGAGCTGAAGGACAAGAAGCTGTTCCTGAAGAGGAGCAGCCTGATCATCGAAGATGTGGACCTGGGGGCAGGCAATTTTGGCTGCGTCAAGAAAGGCGTTTACAAAATGAGGAA GAAGCACATCGATGTGGCCATCAAAATCCTGAAGAGCGGCAATGAAAAAGCAGGCAGAGATGAAATGATGAAAGAGGCCCAGCTCATGCACCAGCTCGACAACCCTTACATTGTCCGCATGATCGGCGTCTGCGAGGCGGAGGCTCTGATGCTGGTGATGGAGATGGCCTCCGCAGGGTCGCTCAACAAGTTCTTGTATTCCAAAAG gGATGATGTTCCGGTGAATAATGTGGTGGAGTTGATGCACCAGGTGGCCATTGGAATGAAGTATTTAGAGGAGAAGAATTTTGTCCACCGGGACCTGGCTGCCCGAAACGTTCTGCTGGTCAACCAGCACTATGCCAAGATCAGCGATTTCGGGCTTTCCAAGGCTCTAGCTGCTGACGACAGTTACTACCTG GCTAAGACCACTGGGAAATGGCCCCTGAAGTGGTATGCTCCAGAATGCATCCTCTTCCGGAAGTTCTCTAGCAGGAGTGACGTCTGGAGTTACGGCATCACCATGTGGGAGGCTTTTAGCTACGGACAAAAACCCTACAAG AAAATGAAAGGACCTGAGGTGATGGCATTCCTTGAGGAAGGGAAGAGGATGGATTGCCCCCTGAAATGTCCTCCGGAGATGTACAAACTGATGCAACAGTGTTGGACTTTCAA gtgGGAAGACCGGCCAGATTTTGCTCTGGTGGAAACGCTCATCCGCACCTATTACTACAGCATTGCCGCCAAGACGGAAGAGCAGTCAGAGGAGACGGTGAAAACCACACCTGCTtag
- the LOC133372329 gene encoding tyrosine-protein kinase ZAP-70 isoform X1, with protein sequence MPNPAAHLPFYYGSISRADAEEHLKLGGMSDGLFLLRQCLRSLGGYVLSIVYKLQFYHYSIERQMNGTFAIPGGKAHCGPEELCEFYSKDADGLCCPLRKPCNRPSSLEPQPGIFDNVRENMVREYIRQTWKLEGDPLEQAIISQAPQVEKLLATTAHEKMGWYHGSISREQAESRLYSGSQPDGKFLLREKKEKGSYALSLIYGKTVYHYRIGQDKAGKYSMEDGTKFDTLWQLVEYLKLKPDGMIYYLKESTPNPDTPTAAMAPSPPAHPSAYTPRRLMSQNSDGYTPEPIGAGKKGRILPMDTSCYESPYSDPEELKDKKLFLKRSSLIIEDVDLGAGNFGCVKKGVYKMRKKHIDVAIKILKSGNEKAGRDEMMKEAQLMHQLDNPYIVRMIGVCEAEALMLVMEMASAGSLNKFLYSKRDDVPVNNVVELMHQVAIGMKYLEEKNFVHRDLAARNVLLVNQHYAKISDFGLSKALAADDSYYLAKTTGKWPLKWYAPECILFRKFSSRSDVWSYGITMWEAFSYGQKPYKKMKGPEVMAFLEEGKRMDCPLKCPPEMYKLMQQCWTFKWEDRPDFALVETLIRTYYYSIAAKTEEQSEETVKTTPA encoded by the exons ATGCCCAACCCTGCAGCCCACTTGCCCTTCTACTATGGCAGCATCTCCCGCGCGGATGCAGAAGAGCACCTCAAACTGGGCGGGATGTCTGACGGCCTCTTCCTGCTCCGCCAGTGCCTACGGAGCCTGGGGGGCTACGTCCTCTCCATCGTCTACAAACTGCAGTTCTACCACTACTCCATTGAGCGGCAGATGAATGGCACCTTCGCCATTCCTGGGGGGAAAGCACACTGTGGCCCCGAGGAACTCTGCGAGTTTTATTCGAAGGATGCCGACGGGCTGTGCTGCCCTCTCCGGAAGCCTTGCAACCGTCCCAGCAGCCTGGAGCCTCAGCCGGGGATCTTCGACAATGTCCGGGAGAACATGGTGCGCGAGTATATCCGGCAGACGTGGAAGCTGGAG GGAGACCCCCTCGAGCAGGCAATCATAAGCCAAGCCCCCCAGGTGGAGAAGCTCCTGGCCACCACAGCACACGAGAAGATGGGTTGGTACCACGGCTCCATCTCCCGGGAGCAAGCAGAGAGCCGCCTGTACTCGGGTTCACAGCCTGATGGGAAATTCTT GCTGCgagaaaagaaggaaaaagggTCTTATGCGCTATCCCTCATCTATGGCAAGACAGTTTACCACTACCGGATAGGGCAGGACAAAGCAGGGAAATATTCCATGGAAGATGGAACAAAGTTTGATACGCTGTGGCAG CTTGTAGAGTATCTCAAACTGAAACCAGATGGCATGATCTATTATTTGAAGGAGAGCACCCCAAATCCTGACACACCAACAG CAGCCATGGCACCTTCCCCTCCAGCTCACCCTTCCGCATAT ACCCCACGGAGACTCATGTCACAAAATTCCGACGGTTACACACCCGAACCTATAG gtgccGGGAAGAAGGGCCGGATCCTGCCCATGGACACATCCTGCTACGAGAGCCCGTACAGCGATCCTGAAGAGCTGAAGGACAAGAAGCTGTTCCTGAAGAGGAGCAGCCTGATCATCGAAGATGTGGACCTGGGGGCAGGCAATTTTGGCTGCGTCAAGAAAGGCGTTTACAAAATGAGGAA GAAGCACATCGATGTGGCCATCAAAATCCTGAAGAGCGGCAATGAAAAAGCAGGCAGAGATGAAATGATGAAAGAGGCCCAGCTCATGCACCAGCTCGACAACCCTTACATTGTCCGCATGATCGGCGTCTGCGAGGCGGAGGCTCTGATGCTGGTGATGGAGATGGCCTCCGCAGGGTCGCTCAACAAGTTCTTGTATTCCAAAAG gGATGATGTTCCGGTGAATAATGTGGTGGAGTTGATGCACCAGGTGGCCATTGGAATGAAGTATTTAGAGGAGAAGAATTTTGTCCACCGGGACCTGGCTGCCCGAAACGTTCTGCTGGTCAACCAGCACTATGCCAAGATCAGCGATTTCGGGCTTTCCAAGGCTCTAGCTGCTGACGACAGTTACTACCTG GCTAAGACCACTGGGAAATGGCCCCTGAAGTGGTATGCTCCAGAATGCATCCTCTTCCGGAAGTTCTCTAGCAGGAGTGACGTCTGGAGTTACGGCATCACCATGTGGGAGGCTTTTAGCTACGGACAAAAACCCTACAAG AAAATGAAAGGACCTGAGGTGATGGCATTCCTTGAGGAAGGGAAGAGGATGGATTGCCCCCTGAAATGTCCTCCGGAGATGTACAAACTGATGCAACAGTGTTGGACTTTCAA gtgGGAAGACCGGCCAGATTTTGCTCTGGTGGAAACGCTCATCCGCACCTATTACTACAGCATTGCCGCCAAGACGGAAGAGCAGTCAGAGGAGACGGTGAAAACCACACCTGCTtag